The following is a genomic window from Nitrospira sp..
CAAAATCCGATGCATACGCTCCGGCTCACGGAAGCGGTTGATGAGCCCCGGCATCTCAAGGTTCGGCACATCGCGAAACCGCTTGCGCAATTGCGCGTCGAAGCCGGATTCCGCCGAGGCACTGCCCTGCCCCACCGCCACGAACCGATAGTCCGGGAACTGCTTGGCCAGTTCCAGGAAGATCCAGGGCCGCTTGCGTTTGTCCCAGCGAGCCACGAACGTCATGGTCGGACGCGTATTTTTCTGCGGAAGGACGGCGGGCACATCGATGAGATTCGGCAGCAACGTCGGCAAGGTCGCCAACCCATACAGACGTTTGACCTTCTCTTTCAGGAAATGCGCCGGACAGAAGACCCCGTCGGCTCGACGCACCGCCTGCCGTACGAACAGACCGGACTCGGTAAAATAGTTGAAGGGGGTCAAGAGCCGGCGCATTGGCGTCGCATAACGAAATTCGATCCACCAGTCATGCCATTCTCTGGGATCGCGACTCGTGACAAGATGAGTCCGACGTGGATGGAAGCGTTGGGCCAGATAGGTCAACAGGGTCGGGTCCTGGGAATGAAAAATATCCGCCGACGAGTCTCGAATGATCCGGAAGGCCTCAACGACATTCCGCGGCGAGAAACTCCGAACCTCGACCCCTCCGATCGTTTCGATCGGCCGTTGACCGGGACGGCCCGGAACGATAACGCTGACCCGGTAGCCCGACAGGACGAGACTTTCGGCGAGCTTCCTCGACATGCTGCCGAACCCACCATAAATCCCCCAGTCGAAATACTGGCTGGTCAGGATACAGACGTGGGGTGGTCGCTTCATGTCCGAGGTTCCTTGCGCCAATCACCGCCGATCTCCACGGCTGACCGACCGGGCACCGGCTGACCCGCCGGCGCCATGAGCCGAGCGCAGAGGTCGAGATACCGTGTCGCCAACGCCGGCCATCCGAACTGCATCGCCCGTCGCCGACTCTCCATCCCCATCTGCCGGCGGCGGCCCTCCGCGTCTAATAAGTTATGCAAGGCACGGGTCAGTGCCGGAACATCCGCCCAGGGCACGATCTCGCCGTTCTCACCCTTCGTTACCAATTCGGCGGTCCCTCCCGTGTCGGTTACGATAACGGGCAGGCCGGATGCCATCGCTTCCAGCAACGCAATGGACATGCCTTCCTGTTGCGACGGCAGGACGAAGACATCGGCCTCCCGGTAGACGGACGGCATTCGTTCACGCGAGACGAAGCCCATGAAGGTCACGGCATCGGCCACATGCAGGCGGTCGGCCAATTGCCGCAACTGCGGCTCGGCATCCCCTGTCCCCACGAACGTCAGCCTCAGCGGTTGCGTACAGCCGGCCCGCAATCGCGCGAAAGCCTCCAGAAGATACTGCTGCCCCTTGCGTTCGATCAACCGCGCGACACAGACGATCGTGAACACCGGTTTCGATTCGCCAGATGCGGGCGCAAACAGAGTCGTGTCGACGCCGTTCGGAATGGTCACGAGATTCAAGTCCGGCATCGTGCGATGCGCCAATTGTTCCTGCTCCTCGCTGATGGCGGTCACGGCCCCCGCCCGCCGCCAGATCTGTTTGATCAGGGGCGTCAACACCGGATAGAGATAGTCATAGCGCGCCTCAAACCACGGCACATCCGGCCCCTGCAGCGACAATACGTAGGGCAATCCGTGCGTGAGCCGCAGCAGGCAACTGATGGCGCCGGCCGGCACGCCGGCAAAGGCGAAACTCAGGTCATAACGATGTCGTGTCACCAATCGTCGCGCCAGATGCAACCCGCGTCGGCCGTAGCGGAGCAGCTCGCGGTTGGTCGCATGGTGGATGTTGCGATTATCGACCGGCACCTTATGGATCGTGATGCGCTCGGCAAACCGTTCGGTTTCATAGGTCGTCCGACTGCGCGAGGAAGTGACCAGATCGACAGTAACCTCCGGGCGCTGCGCCATCTCCTGCAAGAGATGGAAATTCACCACCCCGGTGCCGCCGCCGAGCGGAGGAAACTCGTTATCGAACATGAGGATGCGAATGGCGTTATCTCCTCGTAACGCGGCGGGCGACATAGAGCGGGCGGCGTTTGACTTCGTCGGAGATCCGGCCGATGTACTCGCCGATCACCCCGATCGTCATCAACTGAATGCCGGCGAGAAAGAAAATGGAGACTACGAGCGTGGTGAACCCCGGAACACCGACTCCCATCGTCACTTTCTTGATGACATAGATCATTGCGACCAAGAATGACAATGCCGAAACGGTAAAGCCCACGATCGTGATGACGCGCAGCGGCATGTGACTGAACGAAATCAAACCGTCGAGCGCGAGATAGAGGAGTGTGCGGAAGGTGTATTTCGGACTTCCGGCATGACGCGCCTGACGCTCGTAGGGAAGCCCGATTTGCTTGAACCCCACCCAGCTGCGGATACCTCTGACGAATCGATTGCGTTCCGGCATCCCGACCAGGAGATCGACCACGCGCCGGTCCATGACACAAAAATCACCGGCATCCAACGGGATGTCGATGTTGGCCACCCGCTGCAACAGTCGATAGAACCCGGCATAGGCCAGCCGCTTCCCCCACCATTCTTTGCGTTGAGTTCGGACGGCATAGACCACTTCCCAGCCTTCTTGCCACTTGGCCAGGAACTTGTGCAACACCTCGGGCGGATCCTGAAGGTCGGCATCCATGATACAGACAACACGCCCGCGACTATGTTCCAGGCCGGCGCTGATCGCGACTTGATGGCCGAAATTTCTGGCAAACTCCACGACGACGATCCGACGATCCTCGACTTCCAGCCGCCGCAAGATATCGGGGCTCCGGTCCTGGCTCCCGTCGTCGACAAACACGATTTCGTAATCGAGTCCCAGGTCGTTCAGCGCGGCGGTGAGGCGGACCTGCAACGCCGGAAGGTTCTCGGCTTCATTGAAGACCGGAATGACGATCGACAACGTCGGCGGTGGTGCGAACTCGCCGACCTGCGCCACCACAGCGGCACGGTGCGTCGGCTGAAGTCGCCGTCCCTCGACATCCGAGGCAAGCTCCATCGCCGCGGCCAGGGTTCGGCAGAATTTCAAGGCTTCTGCAGGATCCTCCAACGGAGGCAGCAGACGCTCGCCGGTTCGTTTCGCGCCTGCCATGCTCGGCGCTTCCTTATCGGCCCGCTGACCCTGGAAATCAGGATAATTCGGTCGTTGCATGGTCGTGACTCTCTCCTCGGATATGGCGCATCCGACTGCGGCTGTCCGGTTGTTCATCCTCGGCACGCCGGAGACAGCTCCGATTCCAAGTGTACCCAAGAACATGCGTTTCAGCCACTTTTCGGGAGGAAATTCCTCAAAACCATCCGCACAGAGGCAGGCGTGACTGATTCCGAATTATTGTCGATGTTCGTCAGTCGAGAGAGAGGGAGCGATCGGCACCCTTCGTCACGATCGCCAAACAGGCAAGCCCCAGCACAATCCAGACAAATTCCCGAAAGCGCCGCAACAGCGCAAAGGTAATGCCGGTCACATCGTCGTACCCGAACGTGGTCAGTAAGAACAGATTACCCGCATCCTGAGCGCCCAAACTGCCGGGGATGAAAAAGGTGCCGCCCTTGATGAATACCGACAAGGCTCCGATCGCCACGGCTGACAGCACTGTAATGGGTTGCCCCAAGCACAGCACCATGACGAACACCTCTACAGCCTCGGCCAGCCAGCCGAGGAGAAAGAGCCCGGTCGATAACAAGAAGGCCGATCGCCGATGGCTGTAGAAGTGGGCGATGGTGCGATCCAATTCGAGCAGTTTCTGTTCACGTGACTCCAGGAACTGCAGCCGCACCCCGATGATGCGCAGGACCTTCAGGATCCATGAAAACATGCCGTGCCGCTGCACGACGACGAACGCACCGACCCCGAACAGCAGCAGCCCCACGCTGACCAATCCCGCCGTAATGGTCTGCCCGGCCGATCCACCGGAGCCCAACAGCCAGAATCCCAAACCGATCCCGGCCAGGATGAAGAGAATCTGGGCGATCGTCATCGTGGTTTTGGCCGTCACGACCGACGCCAACCCTTCCACCAGCGGCACTCCCTGCCGTTTGAGAAGAAACGCCTTCAGCGGTTCGCCACCCACGTAGGCCGTAGGGGTGGTCATGTTCACGACTTCCCCGGCGGTGCGAATCGCCAGGAGCCGCCAAAACGGCACATCCTCCGCCCAAGCGCCGAGCGTCACGCGCCAGCCGTAGGCTTCCAGCACATACATGAAAAGAGAAGGCAGGAGGATCGCCAGCATCGCGGCAGGGCCGAGTTGCGCCACCGCCCCATAAATACGATCGATGCCGATGTGCCAGACCAGTACCGAAAGCGTCAGCGCCCCGAGAAGAAAGAGAGCCGCTTTAAGCACGGGCGCGTGCCGAAGGTCTGATGACCCACACCATCAACGACCAAAACACCGTCGAACCGAGCGCAGCGATCCACAAAAACCAGTCGAGTCTGTCCAGTAAGGCGAACAGCAACACCACCACGGAAAAATCCCGGCTCGCCACGTTCTTCAGGATAAAGTCGGACCAGGCCGCCTGCTTAGGGGTGCTCCAGCCGCGGGCGGCGCCGATTTTTTGCGCCTTCGTGACCAGCCAAAACGACAGAGCGCTACCGAATACTGCCGCACCGCCCAGCGCCAACGGAACCCAGGCGCCGGCCTCGCCGGCCTGCCGCAGGTAGGCCCCACAGGCGATCCCGGCGAAGATGGCGATATGCACCACATTGTCCATGGCGATATCGAGCCAGGCACCGAAGGGCGATTCCGTAAAGGTCAGCCGCGCCACCTCACCGTCGCAACAATCGATCACGGCCGCCAATTGAAACAACAACGCGGCGACGATCCCGGCTTGATAGGTACCGAAACCGAACCAGGCGGCGGAGAGCAGCCCGACCGTCGTGGCGATCATGGTGATCGCGTTGGGAGAGCATTTCATCCGCAAAAAGACCCTCGTCAACAGACGCGAGAAGGTCCGATTGAAATACCGGTCGACCAATCCCTCCGACTCACCCTTGAGCGAGCGGAAGAGCGTACCTTCTGCAAGGCCGGCACTCGGCTGGTCCCACACGTCGCGATACCACAAGCCGGCATGGGAGGCGGCCGTGACGACCCGCACGCGTCCCTCCGCCGCGGCCCGTTCCAGCCAACGTCGCACGGGAATCATGCCCAGGGGCTCCGTTCGCCCCCCGATCGCAGAAACCGCCGTCCCGTTCAGAGGATTCAAAATGCTCGCCGGCAACACGACCAA
Proteins encoded in this region:
- a CDS encoding CDP-alcohol phosphatidyltransferase family protein; the protein is MSESTLERGAELQGLSTAILLPGAGLFGDRLGRGLTDVGPLTRIGGLSLFQRTVLTLQRAGLRQLIVLAGADEELLKQTLARGARVTIPVRWMPVREFPLDDPRTWESLAAEVRGFCLIAGVQAVFSKGLIEHLRQTVRDGEALVVTRAAGPIEPAVGRRNPAVALQEGRLISFHNQTGYEGHQVAADLVVLPASILNPLNGTAVSAIGGRTEPLGMIPVRRWLERAAAEGRVRVVTAASHAGLWYRDVWDQPSAGLAEGTLFRSLKGESEGLVDRYFNRTFSRLLTRVFLRMKCSPNAITMIATTVGLLSAAWFGFGTYQAGIVAALLFQLAAVIDCCDGEVARLTFTESPFGAWLDIAMDNVVHIAIFAGIACGAYLRQAGEAGAWVPLALGGAAVFGSALSFWLVTKAQKIGAARGWSTPKQAAWSDFILKNVASRDFSVVVLLFALLDRLDWFLWIAALGSTVFWSLMVWVIRPSARARA
- a CDS encoding Glycosyl transferase, family 2, whose amino-acid sequence is MQRPNYPDFQGQRADKEAPSMAGAKRTGERLLPPLEDPAEALKFCRTLAAAMELASDVEGRRLQPTHRAAVVAQVGEFAPPPTLSIVIPVFNEAENLPALQVRLTAALNDLGLDYEIVFVDDGSQDRSPDILRRLEVEDRRIVVVEFARNFGHQVAISAGLEHSRGRVVCIMDADLQDPPEVLHKFLAKWQEGWEVVYAVRTQRKEWWGKRLAYAGFYRLLQRVANIDIPLDAGDFCVMDRRVVDLLVGMPERNRFVRGIRSWVGFKQIGLPYERQARHAGSPKYTFRTLLYLALDGLISFSHMPLRVITIVGFTVSALSFLVAMIYVIKKVTMGVGVPGFTTLVVSIFFLAGIQLMTIGVIGEYIGRISDEVKRRPLYVARRVTRR
- a CDS encoding Glycosyl transferase, group 1 family protein, whose translation is MSPAALRGDNAIRILMFDNEFPPLGGGTGVVNFHLLQEMAQRPEVTVDLVTSSRSRTTYETERFAERITIHKVPVDNRNIHHATNRELLRYGRRGLHLARRLVTRHRYDLSFAFAGVPAGAISCLLRLTHGLPYVLSLQGPDVPWFEARYDYLYPVLTPLIKQIWRRAGAVTAISEEQEQLAHRTMPDLNLVTIPNGVDTTLFAPASGESKPVFTIVCVARLIERKGQQYLLEAFARLRAGCTQPLRLTFVGTGDAEPQLRQLADRLHVADAVTFMGFVSRERMPSVYREADVFVLPSQQEGMSIALLEAMASGLPVIVTDTGGTAELVTKGENGEIVPWADVPALTRALHNLLDAEGRRRQMGMESRRRAMQFGWPALATRYLDLCARLMAPAGQPVPGRSAVEIGGDWRKEPRT
- a CDS encoding Glycosyl transferase, group 1, which encodes MKRPPHVCILTSQYFDWGIYGGFGSMSRKLAESLVLSGYRVSVIVPGRPGQRPIETIGGVEVRSFSPRNVVEAFRIIRDSSADIFHSQDPTLLTYLAQRFHPRRTHLVTSRDPREWHDWWIEFRYATPMRRLLTPFNYFTESGLFVRQAVRRADGVFCPAHFLKEKVKRLYGLATLPTLLPNLIDVPAVLPQKNTRPTMTFVARWDKRKRPWIFLELAKQFPDYRFVAVGQGSASAESGFDAQLRKRFRDVPNLEMPGLINRFREPERMHRILSDTWIFVSTAVREGLPLTFLEAAAYGCPIISRVDPDQFASRFGKQVQDDDYASAIRSLLADGPLEKGRTAYEYVRETYETSKALAAHKQQYERFAA